The following are encoded in a window of Patescibacteria group bacterium genomic DNA:
- a CDS encoding PH domain-containing protein, translated as MLSYKLPGKLPDEKIIKILRKDGFILLTKLILTAALIGLPALVGFLMLNLYANLLLGEISLPLIALAVSGYVLFIWLFFFFSFIDYYLDIWIITDQRIIDVRQEGFFSRTVAELKLFQVQDVTSELKGFFQFIFRFGDVHVQTAGEVQRFAFRQIDNPEEIRNIIIKLVEENKRRHGGHGSGAEKS; from the coding sequence ATGCTAAGCTATAAATTGCCAGGCAAATTGCCTGATGAAAAAATAATAAAAATTTTAAGAAAAGACGGCTTTATTTTGCTTACCAAATTGATTTTAACCGCCGCTTTAATCGGCTTGCCGGCTTTAGTCGGCTTTTTAATGCTTAACCTTTATGCTAATTTATTGCTGGGCGAAATTTCTCTTCCGCTGATTGCTTTGGCGGTCAGCGGATATGTTTTATTTATCTGGCTGTTTTTCTTTTTTTCTTTCATTGATTATTATCTGGACATTTGGATAATAACCGACCAAAGGATAATTGACGTCAGACAGGAAGGTTTTTTTTCGCGCACGGTCGCGGAGTTAAAATTATTCCAGGTTCAGGATGTAACCAGCGAACTCAAGGGTTTTTTCCAATTTATTTTCAGGTTCGGCGATGTGCATGTGCAAACGGCCGGCGAAGTTCAGCGGTTTGCCTTTAGGCAGATTGATAATCCGGAGGAAATAAGGAATATTATAATTAAATTAGTGGAAGAAAATAAGCGCCGGCATGGCGGGCACGGGTCTGGAGC